Proteins encoded in a region of the Fusarium falciforme chromosome 6, complete sequence genome:
- a CDS encoding GDP-mannose transporter, whose protein sequence is MTDKKNEDYVVRMGDDYGKKEKDAFLARSPTRSGYGSNMHGSSLEQLEKSPPLSIVAYCFSSISMTVVNKYVVSGSFWNLNFFYLTVQAIVCIATITLCKQLGLIKVLAPFDPDRAKKWFPISLLLVGMIYTSTKSLQFLSVPVYTIFKNLTIIVIAYGEVLWFGGSVTPMALLSFGLMVLSSVVAAWADIQSAIAGDFGTGDSAAAMSTLNAGYAWMGMNVFCSAAYVLGMRKVIKKMNFKDWDTMYYNNLLTIPVLVVCSLISEDWSAFNFARNFPEETRNKIIIGMIYSGLAAIFISYCSAWCIRVTSSTTYSMVGALNKLPIAISGLVFFSAPVTVGSVSAIFIGFVSGIVYAWARVRQSVSSRNSLPTVRPTMSASAKSARDANS, encoded by the exons ATGACGGATAAGAAGAACGAGGACTATGTCGTGCGCATGGGCGACGACTAcggaaagaaggagaaggatgccTTCCTGGCTCGGTCCCCGACCCGTTCCGGCTACGGCTCCAATATGCATGGGAGCAGtctggagcagctcgagaagaGCCCGCCCTTGTCTATCGTGGCGTACTGCTTCTCGTCGATCAGTATGACCGTGGTGAACAAGTATGTCGTTTCGGGTAGCTTCTGGAACCTCAACTTTTTCTACTTGACCGTTCAG GCCATTGTGTGCATTGCTACCATTACTCTATGCAAGCAGCTGGGTCTGATCAAGGTCCTGGCCCCCTTTGACCCCGACAGGGCAAAGAAGT GGTTTCCTATCTCGCTCCTCCTGGTTGGAATGATTTACACCAGCACCAAATCGCTTCAATTTCTTTCGGTTCCCGTTTACACAATCTTCAAGAACTTGACCATTATCGTCATTGCCTACGGCGAGGTGCTTTGGTTCGGCGGCAGCGTCACGCCAATGGCCCTGCTCTCTTTTGGTCTTATGGTTCTGAGCTCTGTCGTGGCCGCTTGGGCTGACATCCAGAGCGCAATCGCCGGTGACTTTGGCACTGGCGACTCGGCTGCTGCCATGTCCACCCTCAACGCCGGATACGCTTGGATGGGCATGAACGTCTTTTGCAGCGCTGCTTATGTGCTCGGCATGCGCAAGGTTATCAAGAAGATGAACTTTAAGGATTGGGATA CCATGTACTATAACAACCTTCTCACGATCCCCGTTCTTGTGGTGTGCTCGTTGATCAGCGAGGATTGGTCCGCCTTTAACTTTGCTCGCAACTTCCCTGAGGAGACTCGCAATAAGATCATTATCGGCATGATTTACTCTGGTCTCGCCGCTATCTTTATCTCTTACTGCTCAGCTTGGTGCATCCGAGTTACGTCGTCGACTACCTACTCTATGGTGGGCGCTCTCAACAAGCTacccatcgccatcagcggcctcgtcttcttctcagccccCGTTACAGTGGGCAGCGTGTCTGCTATCTTCATCGGTTTCGTCAGTGGCATCGTCTACGCCTGGGCTCGTGTGCGACAGTCGGTCTCATCCCGGAACTCGCTACCTACAGTGCGGCCAACCATGAGCGCCAGTGCTAAGAGCGCCCGCGATGCCAACTCTTAG
- a CDS encoding 1,2-dihydroxy-3-keto-5-methylthiopentene dioxygenase — MRAYFYDGLPGDQRLPHDSGKPVNVDDLLAIGVYYYHLPELESVDNLARDRGYKNRDEITVSPKTMGDVYESKVKMFFAEHLHEDEEIRYIRGGRGYFDVRSKDDDWVRVLLEKDDLLILPAGIYHRFTTDETNYVHAMRLFKEDPKWTALNRGPEVDKNGHRQEYVKTFLAEPAQ, encoded by the exons ATGCGAGCCTACTTTTACGACGGTCTTCCT GGCGACCAGCGCCTCCCCCACGACTCGGGCAAGCCCGTCAACGTCGACGACCTCCTCGCCATCGGCGTCTACTACTACCACCTCCCTGAGCTCGAGTCGGTCGACAACCTGGCCCGCGACCGGGGCTACAAGAACCGCGACGAGATTACCGTCTCCCCCAAGACCATGGGCGACGTCTACGAGTCAAAGGTCAAGATGTTCTTTGCCGAGCATCTgcacgaggatgaggagatcCGCTACATCCGTGGTGGACGCGGATACTTTGACGTTCGCAGCAAGGACGACGACTGGGTGCGCGTGCTGCTTGAGAAGGATGACTTGCTCATTCTTCCTGCTGGCATCTACCACCGCTTCACCACCGACGAGACCAAC TACGTCCACGCGATGCGCCTGTTCAAGGAGGACCCCAAGTGGACAGCCCTGAACCGCGGCCCCGAGGTGGACAAGAACGGCCACCGACAGGAATACGTCAAGACTTTCCTGGCCGAGCCTGCCCAGTGA
- a CDS encoding Derlin, translating to MDQVMDGGRLPLEAWFWEMPTCTRWWTTATVLTSALVQCQMVTPFQLFYSFRAVFVKSQYWRLLTTFLYFGPFSLDLLFHVYFLQRYARLLEESSGRSPAHFSWLLLYAMASLIALSPLVSMPFLGHPLSSTLVYIWSRRNPDTRLSFLGLLVFTAPYLPWVLMGFSLVLHGTVPKDEIMGVVIGHVWYFFSDVYPPLHNGSRPLDPPGWWRRLFEPRARNDVDEGTDNDILVAGARDVAPRDL from the exons ATGGATCAGGTCATGGATGGAGGCCGTCTGCCTCTTGAGGCGTGGTTTTGGGAAATGCCGACATGTACTCGGTGGTGGACCACTGCGACTGTTCTGACGAGCGCCTTGGTTCAGTGCCAGATGGTGACACCTTTCCAACTCTTCTACAGCTTCCGCGCTGTATTTGTGAAATCACAG TATTGGCGGCTCTTGACAACATTCCTATACTTCGGCCCCTTTTCGCTCGATCTCCTCTTCCACGTCTACTTCCTCCAACGCTATGCACGACTTCTTGAAGAGTCATCCGGGCGTTCGCCCGCGCACTTTTCATGGCTGCTTCTCTATGCGATGGCCAGCCTAATCGCCTTGTCGCCACTCGTCTCGATGCCCTTCCTCGGCCACCCACTCTCATCCACGCTCGTATACATCTGGTCCCGGCGGAATCCCGATACCCGACTCAGCTTTCTCGGGCTGCTCGTCTTTACCGCCCCGTACCTCCCCTGGGTGTTGATGGGCTTCAGCCTTGTCCTTCACGGCACGGTTCCCAAGGATGAGATCATGGGTGTTGTCATTGGACACGTCTGGTACTTTTTCAGCGACGTTTATCCCCCGCTGCACAACGGTTCCCGTCCTCTGGACCCCCCAGGCTGGTGGAGGCGCCTGTTTGAGCCGCGTGCTCGCAACGACGTGGACGAGGGAACTGACAACGACATCTTGGTCGCTGGGGCAAGGGACGTGGCGCCTCGTGACTTGTGA
- a CDS encoding Histone H3-like centromeric protein hH3v: MPPKKASRASGAGRGRPSRTSDVQAGDPVPVRAKRRYRPGTVALREIRHYQSNAKLLLRKLPFARLVREIALTVRPRGEGMRWQSQAIMALQEAAEAYMVHLFEDTNLCAIHAKRVTIMQKDIQLARRIRGIWGGLG, encoded by the exons ATGCCTCCGAAGAAGGCTTCAAGAGCTTCTGGTGCGGGCCGAGGCCGCCCGTCACGGACGAGCGATGTTCAAG CTGGCGATCCCGTTCCCGTTCGCGCAAAGCGTCGCTACCGTCCTGGCACCGTCGCCCTTCGCGAAATCCGACATTACCAGAGCAATGcaaagctcctcctccgaaAACTACCTTTTGCGCGCCTA GTTCGAGAAATCGCTTTGACTGTACGACCGCGAGGCGAAGGCATGCGCTGGCAAAGCCAAGCCATCATGGCCCTCCAAGAAGCCGCCGAGGCCTACATGGTGCACCTGTTCGAGGACACCAACCTATGCGCCATCCACGCGAAGCGCGTGACCATTATGCAGAAGGACATCCAGTTGGCGAGACGAATACGCGGTATTTGGGGCGGTCTGGGTTAA
- a CDS encoding Putative Xaa-Pro aminopeptidase P, which produces MLLQSTTSLLRSAAPRRLASLSLLSNRRFLSSKAMAKIDTTSRLTSLRGFMKERNVQVYIIPSEDSHSSEYIADCDARREHISGFTGSAGCAVVTLETAALATDGRYFNQAEAQLDSNWTLLKQGLQDVPTWQEWSAEQSSGGKNVGVDPSLISGATAKNLAEKIRKSGGAELVPIEENLVDLVWGKERPARPSEKVIVQPDELAGESVTNKLTKLRQELEKKRSPGFLVSMLDEIAWLFNLRGNDIPFNPVFFSYAIVTPDVATLYIDDSKLDDKCRSHLSANKVEIKPYDSILDDARKLHASVSEKGKSENAAPTGNFLISNKGSWALKRALGGDSSVDEIRSPVGDAKAIKSEAELVGMRACHVRDGAALIQYFAWLEDQLVNKKATLDEVEAADKLEELRSQKSDFVGLSFPTISSTGPNAAIIHYGPERGSCATIDPEAIYLCDSGAQYHDGTTDTTRTLHFGTPTEAEREAYTLVLKGHIALDQAVFPKGTTGFALDGLARQHLWKNGLDYRHGTGHGVGSFLNVHEGPIGIGTRVQFAEVALAPGNVLSNEPGYYEDGKYGIRIENIVVVKEIKTKHKFGDKPFLGFEHVTMVPYCRNLIDTKLLTSEEKEWLNAYNAKVVDKTQGYFEGDNVTLAWLKRETVQVE; this is translated from the exons ATGCTACTCCAGTCCACCACCTCGCTCCTCCGTTCAGCAGCACCACGGCGATTGGCCTCGTTATCACTTCTCTCTAACCGCCGCTTTCTCTCCTCCAAAGCAATGGCAAAGATCGACACTACCTCCAGGCTCACTAGCCTGCGGGGTTTCATGAAGGAGCGCAACGTTCAAGTTTATA TTATCCCCTCCGAAGACAGTCACTCTTCTGAATACATTGCAGACTGCGATGCCCGGCGCGAGCACATCTCAGGCTTCACAGGCTCGGCTGGCTGTGCCGTTGTCACACTGGAGACCGCCGCACTCGCCACTGATGGACGCTACTTCAACCAGGCCGAGGCACAGCTTGACAGCAACTGGACGCTTCTCAAGCAGGGTCTTCAAGACGTCCCTACCTGGCAGGAATGGTCCGCTGAGCAGTCCTCAGGGGGTAAGAATGTAGGAGTCGACCCGTCCCTCATCTCTGGAGCCACCGCCAAGAACCTTGCCGAAAAGATCCGCAAGAGCGGCGGTGCTGAGCTGGTCCCCATCGAAGAAAACCTCGTCGATCTTGTCTGGGGCAAGGAACGACCAGCCCGGCCTTCTGAGAAGGTTATTGTTCAACCTGATGAGCTGGCTGGAGAGTCTGTCACCAACAAACTTACAAAACTCCGTCAagagctggagaagaagcgttCGCCCGGTTTCCTCGTTTCCATGCTGGATGAAATTGCCTGGTTGTTCAACCTGCGTGGAAACGACATCCCCTTCAACCCCGTCTTCTTTTCCTACGCCATCGTCACTCCTGATGTTGCCACCCTTTACATTGACGACTCGAAGCTGGATGACAAGTGTCGTTCTCATCTTTCTGCTAACAAGGTTGAGATCAAGCCCTACGATTCCATTCTGGATGATGCTCGCAAGCTTCACGCCTCAGTTAGTGAAAAGGGGAAGTCCGAGAACGCTGCCCCCACTGGAAACTTCCTCATCTCTAACAAGGGTTCATGGGCCTTGAAGCGGGCTCTTGGCGGCGACTCGTCGGTTGATGAGATTAGAAGCCCTGTCGGTGATGCCAAGGCTATCAAGAGCGAGGCTGAGCTTGTGGGCATGAGGGCCTGCCATGTGAGGGACGGCGCTGCGCTGATTCAGTACTTTGCCTGGCTTGAAGATCAACTCGTGAACAAGAAGGCCACCCTTGATGAAGTAGAAGCCGCCGacaagcttgaggagctccgCTCCCAGAAGAGCGACTTTGTCGGTCTTTCGTTCCCAACCATTTCCTCCACTGGTCCCAA TGCTGCAATTATTCACTACGGTCCTGAGCGTGGGAGCTGTGCCACCATCGACCCTGAGGCCATCTACCTCTGTGACTCGGGAGCCCAATATCACGATGGCACGACCGACACGACTCGGACGCTCCATTTTGGAACACCTACTGAAGCTGAGAGAGAGGCATATACGCTGGTTCTGAAGGGTCACATTGCTCTGGACCAAGCAGTTTTCCCTAAGGGGACTACCGGCTTTGCCCTCGATGGATTGGCTCGTCAGCACCTCTGG AAGAATGGCTTGGACTACAGACATGGCACCGGCCACGGAGTTGGATCATTCTTGAATGTCCACGAGGGTCCCATTGGCATCGGAACTAGAGTCCAGTTCGCAGAGGTGGCCCTTGCTCCAGGCAATGTGTTGTCCAACGAACCCGGATACTACGAAGACGGAAAGTACGGTATTCGAATCGAGAATATCGTtgtcgtcaaggagatcaagaccaagcatAAGTTTGGGGACAAGCCATTCCTGGGTTTCGAGCACGTGACCATGGTGCCGTACTGCCGGAACCTCATCGACACGAAGCTGCTCACAAGCGAAGAGAAGGAGTGGCTCAACGCTTACAATGCCAAGGTTGTGGACAAGACGCAGGGTTACTTTGAGGGCGACAACGTTACTCTTGCTTGGCTGAAGCGGGAGACGGTGCAAGTTGAGTGA
- a CDS encoding Tryptophan--tRNA ligase, with the protein MPKVNPRVIFSGIQPTGVPHLGNYVGALRQWVQLQRSEDVSTKLIYSVVDLHAITMPQPPEQLRSRKREALAALLAIGIDPERATLFYQSSVPAHSELMWILSCTASVGYLSRMTQWKSKLNLDQKSSIEDRQAGSRLKLGLFSYPVLQAADILVHRATHVPVGHDQQQHLEFARECATNFNHAYGNHLVAPQTLIPPVHRVMSLTDPTSKMSKSHKAEKSRILITDAPKDIKAKIASAKTDSIPGISYDPATRPGISNLLDILSIFDAEGRQAAQLAEAYSDLSPKQLKEMVSDAVVTGLDGIRDRYLELVGKGDEYLDSIEAVGARKARESAEETMQLVRGAIGF; encoded by the exons ATGCCAAAAGTGAACCCCAGGGTGATATTCTCAGGCATCCAGCCCACGGGCGTGCCGCACCTCGGCAACTACGTCGGCGCCCTCCGGCAGTGGGTGCAACTCCAGCGCAGCGAGGATGTGAGCACCAAGCTCATCTACTCGGTCGTGGACCTGCACGCCATCACAATGCCTCAGCCGCCGGAACAGCTGAGGAGTAGGAAGAGGGAGGCGTTGGCGGCGTTGCTGGCTATTGGGATTGATCCGGAGAGGGCGACGCTGTTTTACCAGTCTTCG GTTCCGGCACACTCAGAGCTCATGTGGATTCTTAGCTGCACAGCCTCTGTAGGATATCTCTCTCGAATGACACAGTGGAAG AGCAAGTTGAACCTCGACCAAAAGTCATCCATCGAGGATCGACAAGCTGGCTCCCGCCTCAAGCTCGGCCTCTTCTCATACCCAGTCCTTCAGGCTGCCGACATTCTAGTCCACAG AGCAACTCATGTCCCTGTTGGCCAtgatcagcagcagcacctcGAGTTTGCCCGTGAATGTGCCACAAACTTCAACCACGCCTACGGGAACCATCTCGTTGCTCCCCAGACCCTCATTC CCCCCGTCCATCGCGTCATGTCTCTAACAGACCCAACATCCAAAATGTCCAAGTCCCACAAGGCCGAGAAGTCAAGGATCCTCATCACAGATGCGCCCAaggacatcaaggccaagattgctTCTGCAAAGACGGACTCTATCCCCGGAATCTCATATGATCCTGCTACCAGGCCCGGAATCTCCAACCTGTTGGATATTCTGTCCATCTTTGACGCCGAAGGGAGACAGGCGGCGCAGCTAGCTGAGGCTTACAGTGATCTCAGCCCCAAacagctcaaggagatggtATCAGATGCCGTCGTTACCGGGCTGGACGGTATTCGCGATCGTTACCTCGAACTAGTGGGCAAGGGAGACGAGTATCTCGACAGCATCGAGGCAGTGGGCGCTCGCAAAGCACGAGAGAGCGCCGAAGAGACGATGCAGCTGGTCCGAGGAGCCATTGGATTTTGA
- a CDS encoding Fcf2 domain-containing protein has product MTDILDAQVDELLRKAEQRLRDGPAASADLVPAAARGVKPDTVKVVQQPASESSSSSKKNDLSVRAPPQPQTGLKSKEKTTAGANWFDLPKTALTPEFKRDWQLLRMRGILDPKHQKKTLRASAPEYSQVGEIIAGPTEFYSARLTRKERKATMLEEVMSTYDKDKFTTKYAGIQKQKTSGKKAFYKKLVAQRRKRN; this is encoded by the exons ATGACAGACATCTTGGATGCTCAGGTCGATGAACTGCTGCGCAAGGCTGAGCAGCGCCTGAGAGATGGCCCTGCTGCGTCTGCCGACCTCGTCCCGGCTGCTGCTCGGGGGGTGAAGCCCGACACAGTCAAGGTCGTGCAGCAGCCTGCCAgcgagagcagcagcagcagcaagaagaaCGACCTGTCTGTTCGAGCACCCCCTCAGCCGCAAACGGGACTGAAGTCCAAGGAAAAG ACCACCGCCGGAGCCAACTGGTTCGACCTCCCCAAGACGGCTCTCACCCCCGAGTTCAAGCGGGACTGGCAGCTCCTCCGCATGCGAGGCATCCTGGACCCCAAGCACCAGAAGAAGACCCTCCGCGCGAGCGCCCCCGAATATTCTCAGGTCGGCGAGATCATCGCCGGACCCACCGAGTTCTACAGCGCCAGGTTGACGCGCAAGGAGAGGAAGGCCACCATGCTCGAGGAGGTTATGAGCACCTATGACAAGGACAAGTTCACCACAAAGTACGCTGGCATTCAGAAGCAAAAGACCAGCGGAAAGAAGGCATTTTACAAGAAGCTAGTGGCTCAGCGCCGTAAACGTAATTAA
- a CDS encoding Histone domain-containing protein, whose product MDPQNPQGAQQNRQRPVYDPSQGGHYSACAALASQGFAPSELYTGPWANAHQGLTGQYKDILTTYWQHTISHLENDTHDYKIHQLPLARIKKVMKADPEVKMISAEAPILFAKGCDIFITELTMRAWIHAEENKRRTLQRSDIASALAKSDMFDFLIDIVPREEASSHAKRTTQTAAAPQAVPAAPGQGQMPGQHANMPQAPNQPHPMGAPDYMGGHGLTEQDYRNQPNMYPGQAVPAPQAAYGQTQPPGMYGEMEGMYPYSAMPPQQAPMSSEEFE is encoded by the exons ATGGATCCCCAGAACCCCCAAGGTGCTCAGCAGAATCGCCAACGCCCTGTCTACGACCCCAGTCAGGGCGGTCACTATA GCGCATGTGCTGCT CTTGCATCCCAGGGTTTCGCGCCCTCGGAGCTCTACACCGGACCTTGGGCCAAT GCTCATCAGGGTCTCACCGGCCAGTACAAGGACATCCTGACCACCTACTGGCAGCACACCATCTCGCACCTCGAGAATGACACCCACGACTACAAGATCCACCAGCTCCCGCTGGCGCGCATCAAGAAGGTCATGAAGGCTGACCCCGAGGTCAAGATGATCTCCGCCGAGGCTCCCATCCTCTTTGCCAAGGGTTGCGACATCTTCATCACCGAGCTCACCATGCGCGCCTGGATCCACGCCGAGGAGAACAAGCGCCGCACTCTGCAGCGCTCCGACATCGCGTCCGCCCTAGCAAAGTCCGACATGTTCGACTTCCTCATTGACATTGTGCCTCGCGAGGAGGCTTCCTCCCACGCGAAGCGAACTACGCAGACGGCTGCCGCGCCCCAGGCTGTTCCCGCCGCTCCTGGCCAAGGTCAGATGCCTGGTCAGCACGCCAACATGCCCCAGGCTCCTAACCAGCCTCATCCCATGGGCGCTCCCGACTACATGGGCGGACATGGTCTTACTGAGCAGGACTACCGCAATCAGCCCAACATGTACCCGGGTCAGGCTGTCCCCGCTCCTCAGGCCGCCTACGGACAGACCCAGCCGCCAGGCATGTACGGCGAGATGGAAGGAATGTATCCGTACTCGGCCATGCCTCCCCAGCAG GCTCCTATGTCCTCGGAAGAGTTTGAGTAA
- a CDS encoding Exocyst complex component SEC15: MQAQLEWGTGSLALSTGCDTRRLTTPNPIVNSSAHHQVVGMPRRPPAVDDYASAVPHVILASSDAEFLDQLIPVLKDAAHSNRTPLLNQCLARYHQDREAEIERIGLTRHEEFLDSINHLQSVREETVALTHDILNLNESIADSTKKLAAQKEALVNTSSVRQNIADATNALNDSLTILRAVNNAHDLIRRKKYYPALKSLEDLQNEHLVPIIQNRYSTQHRLADVIQKSIPASQKAISEAVMTDLNTWLFRIRETSQFLGEVAFYHTEMRRSRQKKRIEEDPFLANFKLNSAIELVSDENEDFDVLDNEELQVDFTPLFEALHIHEALGQLEKFRSEYGATRRQQKDLLLPSSIELLAEDESSLSSLLEGISGFAIIEKATMRRVPHLRSAADVEELWESMCTAVINLTSKSLNDVTDAEALIKIKTIIALFIQTMEGWGYTVAMLDNFLLKLFDKYAELLKRRFSVDFQEIVSTDDYMPMAINTPEEYEKVVNVSWFTQEKPADQLTFPCVLPFSQMYPLCCIDIRNFLNQFYFFSDDHFQHPNVIDETLKKSLDELLTEKVCKSLVERLSSQYLGQIVQILINLEHFEIACQELEQLLIRARSSTSAGGPVKLNATESFRNNKKTAEKRIFELVNSKIDDLVDTAEYEWTATTVEPEPSNYMQTLTRYLSNIMNSTLLGLPREIKELIYFDALSHTANKILALPLSPDVRHINPNGVAALAQDVEYLVQFVDSLENGQMLRENLDELQQTINLLQTDNQDEFFDISTRNKKYGRVDALNGPMLLEKLTPIAASPVRSAPLANFSSRFGMNR, encoded by the exons ATGCAGGCGCAGCTTGAGTGGGGCACTGGAAGCCTCGCCTTATCGACAG GTTGCGACACGCGACGTCTAACGACACCCAACCCCATCGTCAATAGCTCCGCGCATCATCAGGTAGTAGGCATGCCGCGACGTCCACCTGCCGTGGATGACTATGCATCTGCGGTGCCTCAT GTCATCCTCGCGTCTTCCGATGCCGAGTTCCTCGACCAGCTCATCCCCGTCCTTAAGGATGCTGCGCACTCGAACCGAACTCCTCTCCTAAACCAGTGCTTGGCCCGCTATCACCAGGATCGTGAAGCCGAGATCGAACGTATTGGCCTGACTCGCCATGAGGAGTTCCTTGACTCGATCAACCACCTCCAGAGTGTCCGCGAGGAGACAGTAGCTCTGACCCATGACATCCTGAACCTCAACGAGTCGATCGCCGATAGTACAAAGAAGCTGGCAGCTCAGAAAGAAGCTCTCGTGAATACATCCTCCGTTCGCCAGAACATCGCCGATGCTACCAATGCCTTGAACGACTCCCTGACCATCCTCCGTGCCGTCAACAATGCGCACGACCTCATCCGTCGCAAAAAGTACTATCCCGCTCTAAAATCGCTCGAAGATCTACAAAATGAACACCTCGTACCCATCATCCAAAACCGCTACTCCACTCAGCATCGGCTGGCCGATGTCATCCAAAAATCCATCCCCGCCTCCCAGAAGGCCATCTCAGAGGCTGTAATGACGGATCTcaacacatggctgttcCGTATCCGAGAGACATCGCAGTTCCTCGGCGAGGTGGCGTTCTATCACACCGAGATGAGGAGGTCACGGCAAAAGAAGAGGATAGAGGAGGACCCATTCTTGGCCAACTTCAAGCTGAACTCGGCCATTGAACTTGTCAGCGACGAGAACGAGGACTTTGACGTGTTGGACAATGAAGAGTTGCAGGTTGACTTTACGCCTTTGTTTGAGGCCCTTCATATCCATGAGGCCCTTGGCCAGCTCGAAAAGTTCCGCTCAGAATACGGTGCAACCCGAAGGCAGCAGAAGGACTTGTTACTTCCCAGCTCAATTGAGCTCCTGGCGGAGGATGAATCATCCTTGAGTAGCTTGCTAGAGGGAATCTCGGGGTTCGCCATCATTGAAAAGGCAACAATGCGACGGGTGCCGCATCTACGATCTGCAGCTGAC GTCGAGGAGTTATGGGAGTCTATGTGCACTGCGGTCATCAACTTGACCTCGAAGTCCCTGAATGACGTTACTGATGCGGAGGCACTGATAaagatcaagaccatcatTGCCCTCTTCATCCAAACAATGGAG GGCTGGGGATACACAGTGGCAATGCTAGACAACTTCCTCCTCAAGTTGTTCGATAAGTACGCCGAGCTCTTGAAACGACGGTTCAGTGTGGACTTCCAGGAG ATCGTGTCCACCGATGACTATATGCCCATGGCCATCAACACACCCGAGGAGTACGAGAAAGTGGTCAATGTCAGCTGGTTCACCCAGGAAAAGCCGGCAGACCAGCTCAC ATTTCCCTGCGTGCTGCCCTTCTCCCAGATGTACCCCCTGTGCTGCATAGATATCCGAAATTTCCTGAACCAGTTTTACTTCTTTTCCGACGATCACTTCCAACACCCCAATGTTATTGACGAGACTCTCAAAAAG TCCCTGGACGAACTTCTTACAGAAAAGGTCTGTAAGTCGTTGGTTGAGCGTCTGAGCTCCCAATACTTGGGCCAGATCGTGCAGATTCTCATCAACCTGGAGCACTTTGAGATTGCCTGTCAAGAGCTCGAGCAGCTGCTCATTCGGGCACGTTCATCCACCTCGGCAGGCGGTCCGGTGAAGTTGAATGCCACCGAATCCTTTAGGAATAACAAGAAGACTGCTGAGAAGCGAATCTTTGAGCTCGTCAACTCCAAGATTGACGATCTCGTGGATACTGCGGAATACGAATG GACGGCAACGACGGTCGAACCGGAGCCCAGCAACTACATGCAGACGCTGACTCGGTACTTGTCTAACATCATGAACTCAACCCTACTCGGTCTCCCTAGAGAGATCAAGGAGCTTATTTACTTTGACGCGCTCAGTCACACAGCCAACAAGATTCTG GCCCTACCGCTCTCGCCTGATGTGAGGCACATCAACCCCAACGGTGTGGCAGCCCTCGCACAGGATGTAGAGTATCTTGTGCAGTTCGTCGACAGCCTCGAGAATGGACAGATGCTGCGGGAGAACCTGGATGAACTCCAGCAGaccatcaacctcctccagacGGACAACCAGGACGAGTTCTTTGACATTTCTACACGCAACAAGAAGTACGGACGCGTGGATGCCCTCAACGGACCAATGCTACTAGAAAA ATTGACACCCATCGCGGCCAGTCCCGTTAGAAGCGCGCCACTGGCCAACTTTTCCTCACGGTTCGGCATGAACAGATAA